Below is a genomic region from Rhododendron vialii isolate Sample 1 chromosome 5a, ASM3025357v1.
CAACAACATCTAAAAGGTTTGAGGATGGAGTAATCAGGACTAGTCTTGtacaaaacatgaaaaggaACTTGGAAATGTATAGAAGAATTAGGAAGACGATTGATAAGATATATAGCTGTAGTAATAGCTTCCAACCAGAAAGTAATAGGTAACTGAGCTTGTTGAAGTAAAGTAATAGCAGTTTCTATGATATGTCCATGTTTCCTCTCTGCCACTCCATTCTGTTCTGGAGTATGGGGACAAGAGGTTTCATGAACAATGCCAAACAAAGCAAAGAAAGCATTCATTAACTTGTTAAGAAATTCACCTCCATTACCAGATCTGAACTTTTTAATGGACAGAGAAAACTGATTTGAAACAAATACTTTGAATGCTTGAACATGAGAAGCAACATCAGACTTAGCATGCAAAGGAAACATCCAACAATATTTGGTAAAGTCATCAACAAGAAGAAGATAGTATTTGTAGCCAGAAAAAGATAGAACTGGGGAAGGACCCCATACATCCATGTGGAGAAGTTCAAAAGGTGCAGTAGTTTGTGAGGTAGAAACAGGAAATGGAAGTTTGTGACTTTTAGCCTTATTACAAGAGTAGCATGCTAAAGAGGAAGCAGGAGGAATAGCTAAGTTGTAAGCTTTGGACAGTATTGGAAGCAAACCAGCATGAGGATGGCCTAGCCTCTGATGCCAAAGAGAAGCTGATGAGCTCATGCTTAAGAAGGCTTGAGCTGACttagaagaaggaagaaggggGTAAAGCCCCTTGTGGCAGGACCCCCTGTGTAGAATTTGATGAGTGTCCTTGTCATGAACCACATATCCACATGAATCAAAAGTGATTGTACAGTTGTTATCAATAGCAAACTGATGAACTGAGAGAAGATTATGAGAGATTTGAGGGACATGCAGTAGATTATGAAGATGGAATGTATAGGAAGGTGTAGGAAGTATACCATTACCTGCGTTAGACACAGCAACATGTTGCCCATTACCAACTGTAACATGATCAGCACCTAAACCTGTAGTAGGAATAGAAATCTGAGTAGCATCAGGTGTAACATGAGATGTAGCTCCGGAGTCAAAGTACCAAGGACCAGATGGAGCAGAGCTGTTATGGCCTGATGTAGAAGCAACAGAATTAATCTGAGGAGTAGCATAGCCAGAAAAAGGAAATCCAGCTGTATTCTGAGACATTCCATAGGAAAAGGTACCCATGGATGGTAAGCCATAAGAACCAAGAACATTAGGATGTGAATCTGGAAATGCACTTGGAGATGGTGTGCCATAATACCCCATACAATCAGCATTGGTAAAGAGAGCATGAGCAGGTGAGGAAGGGCCTTGAGAGTACTGTGATGAAGGGCCTTGAGAGTACTGTGATGAAGGGCCTTGAGAGTACGGTGATGAAGGGCCTTGAGAGTACATAGGCATGGGTGGACCTGTCCCAAACTGTGAGCTGGAAGCTCCAAACTGACCAGTTAGTCTGCTCATTGGTCTATATCCCAAATTCAAACGATAATAACAGGAGAATGCTTGATGATTAGTCTTGCCACATATCTGACATTCACTGTTTGACACAGAAAAATTTCCAGGAAAACCACCAGCAGGAGAGGCGTAAGAACTAGGAGAAAAACCAGACTGGCCTTGATAAGGAGGACCATTGTAAAAACCAGTGGGGTATCCTTTCTGAAATTGAGAGGGAAAGATATTTCCTTTGAATCGATTTGAATTTCTATGAAACCTTGGGCCAGTATGACTTGGGGAGGGAAAATTAGGAAAGAaattttgtggtggtggtggaggaaaGGGGTATTGAAAGGATGGCGGTGGAGCAGGAGATGACAAATGAGGAATCTGAATAGGTGGAGAAGGATTAGACCCATTAGGTTATGTTGGGCCTGTTGGAGAAGGAGAAAAGGAAACAGATGAACGAGGGTTTGATGTTTGATGTTGGGCAAGCAAGATTGGAGAAGAGTCTTCATCCTAATCTTGAGTAATATGAAGATCCTCGGCCATAAGAATAGTAGATAAGTTGCTAAATGTCAACGGCATTGAATCTAGACGTGTACGAATGGCTTGCTTGAGAGACTTATACCCCTTTTTCAAACCATTTAGAGTATGAAAAGCAAGCTCTTCTTCATCGACATGAGAGCCAGAAGCTTCAAGTTTTTGAACTAATTCCTTGATAGAATCAAGGTACTGTTCCATAGAACCTATTTTGTTGAGGCTATACAGACGTTGTCGCAAAACATGAACGTGAGACCGAGAAAGAACACTGAACTTTTCTTCAAGTTTATGCCACAATTGAAACGTATATTCAGATCCAACAATATGAGGCAGCACAGATGGTGTAAGCATGGCAATAAGACATGACAAAAGCATTTGATCAACAGTTTTCCAAGTCTTAAACGCagaattagggtttctagtgcCTGAAGCATCCTCAATATGAGAAGGAGGTATGACCAGAGATCCATCAAGATATTCAAATAAGGAATTAGCCTTTAAGGCGGTTTCGACTTGTGTCTTCCACGCAAAATAGTTCGAAGTATCAAGTTTAACAGaaataaaggaagaaaaatTCGCAATGAGAAAGGCTAGAGACGAAGGAAGAGAAGATGTTACTGCAGTAGATGCGGACGACGCCATTGATGACGGTTCGAAGCTCTGAAATTAGGCGAGAAATGAAAGTGAATCACAAGCACAAGACTGCCGtcaacctggctctgataccataagAACTTTTGAGAATCATAACTTTCATCTCAATTTCATTTTAGTAATCACAGAATTACATACAGATTATGTTCGACTAAGAGCTATTTATACAAGACTAAGAGCCCTAAAACGGTTACAACAAACTTCTAACTGATCTTGAAACTAATCGCCCAACTCTAGTTAGCTTTACTAAACAGAGTTAACCACAAATCAGTTGGACTTAACTTCTCTTGTAGCTGACGTGTCCTCaacattttgatttggttggtTTGACAAAGCAACCATACCTTGCGAAAGAAATGACTGGACTGCACCACTGTTGACCGGATAAAATTGCAGTCCGACGATGCAGCAAGAGTAcgagggaattttttttggaaagtatATGTTGGCTTTGGGCCTATTCCTATTGGAGTTGCTCAGAGTTTTAAGTGTGTTATGAATGAAATGCAAATCTTGTACTGTAACCTAGGGCCTTCCTGGAGACTGCCATTGTAACGGGTGTGGTTGGTGTTGGAGTGGAGTGTGGTGTCGCGTTTTCAGCATTATTGCGAAACGCTAATTTTGACCATGAATCCTTCTAGTTGTAGGAGCCACAATAACTTCCATAATATTTTCGAGAACAGGAACATCAGTTGGTAGAATATGACGTATTTTCTCAGCATATGCACTGCAATAAGCGTCAACGGAATTAAATGAATCTATATTAGCTGTTGAATCTCTACCCGATCTTTTTGAATCGCCCTCAATGCATGAGGACACGGGAAGCCATTTATTTGTCACTTCCGGCATGAAAAAACCCTCCGACCAAGGTCAACTGACATATCCGGCATATTGTCATCCGATCAACGAACATTCCACGTCCTTCCTTTGTTCAAATTATCTACGTACCAATCTCTTATCGATAGTCGGACAGATGTAAGAACTCTACATCATAGCAGTAAGAGCTCTCTTTTCAAGCATTTGGTTCATCAGTAAGGCAAGTGCCGCGCCTCTCATATCCGTATCCAATTATCAAAAGACTCTGCAGCATCGGAACACATCTTGTTGACCCAAAGTGTATTTTAGTCCAATTTTCAAACGGCGCATTTAAAAGATACAAACACGCATGCCTTATCTCTACCAAATTTATACAGTTCATCCAAACTATCATCGAACGAAATCAAAAACTGAGGTCACACTCCCGTTAGAGATCTAGCACTCGTCCGCCATTGCAGACAGAGAACTCTTTTATTGAACTAGTACAACGGATGGCTAAAAAAGGTGTAGACAATCAGTTGCTGCCAATTAGAAACCTTCCTAATTAAACAGATAACAGTAGAAATATTACAAGTAAATAAATATTGCATAATAGTTTTTGACTATAGATTTACATGAATTCCCATCTGTACAAGCATGCAGAGTTCTAACCAATCACGACGACGCTATTAGCATCACCGTAGTCATCACCAGATTCTGTTTCACCGAAGTAGTCTTCCCTGACATTAGACCCCATCATCAGCGCGACCAACCAGAATAATGCCGAGTCAAGCGATGCAAAGGCCGCTCCACCAAGTAGACCGGTTTTAGCCGTAGGACATTGCGTATCAAGATCGTGATGAACGTTGTGCGTCAGTAGAAAGTGCTCCGAGATCGTAGTGTACAGAAGCAATGCTGTTGCAAATCCTGCTGTTACCCTAAAAGTGATGAATAAGTGTACGTTAACTTGGTAAATCGTTAAAAAGCATTATCGTATGATACTATTGTTTAAATGATCGCGAactcggcttgtttagtaaacgagcctagTAGAGCTCGGCTTGATTGACTTCGAATTTACAGAAAtagattagaaaaaaaaataatctgtGAACTTTTTTCGTTCAATATAcagtaaaattaaaattagcttGAGTCGTTGATGTACGTACTTACATAACTAGGAATTACACATTATTCTATGTCATTTCTCTCTGTTCTTGCATGATTTAATTCTTTGTCTTTAATTCTTCGTTCAatataagtgttttttttttctttccctttttccaaTTGTTTTGTAAACTgggcaatgttctaaaagtcgctaggcgctagtcggacggtcggccaccttcgagcttcgagGGATAGAAATCGGCGATTGATCGGCCCATATCAAGTAGTAATCGGCGCAAAGCAATTAGTAGGATAGGCCGCCCTGCCAACGATTAATTGCtgatttttagaacactaaAACTGGGGGATGAAGTTTATATGCTTACATAGCGATGTTGAAGAATATGGTGAACTTGTGGCTGCTAAAGAAAGCAGATTGTGGAACAGATTTCCCCTGGTAAGGGTAGAACAGGGAGAAGTAGCCAACTCCTGTGCATGCAACCAGGAATACAGCAGAGAGATACCCATAGGGTATTGATGGATCTGATGGGTATTTGCATATCACCACTCCTTTCCCTTGAATTGGTTCCCCAGCTGGAGGCTGCATGTCAACCCAAGAATCCAGCAATTAGTAATGATCAATGTTGTAAAAGTCCCTAGGCGCcagtcggccaccttcgagtgCGCTGCATATTAGTGAGTGAGCAATCGGCGATTACTTGTTAGttggacctaatcggataggctcTGCCAGCGATTAATTGCCGATCAATCCATTATTTTAGAACACTGAGCGTAATCAGACACTTCAACACGACAACACCTAAAATCTCCGAAAATTGGAGGACGCGAAACGTTGGCTAGCTATGCGCAGGGCCGGCCCTTgggcaaggcccaagaggcccgggccttgggcctccaaaaaaatgtcaaaaatggGGGCCTCTTTTAGGATTAAgtttgtatatataaatatagtTAGTGAGATTTGTATAGCACAATCTGAATGGTCTAGTGGCAATTCTTTCATCATTAAGTGTTTGTGGTCCATGGTTCAAACCTCCGTATGTGCATACTTCgcccaaacttttttttcttgtgaatgTGAATTGGTTTCTCTCGCGtcatagtaaatttttttttatttcaaaccttaattatttttccttcttacTCTACAAAAGTTTCCCTTAGTCCTACTGTtaacttgaattacatcaagaaaattaattttttgagctttcaaaaaattcttttcgtTGGCAAGaacaattatattttttttggagctttCAAACAATACTTTTTGTTGGTAAGTATGTTATTTATTTGAGAGTACAATAGATATTTGATTAGTTTGATTACCCATTTAATTAGTAATTTTCAGTTAAATAACAGAGATGACAACCTCTTTGTCAGATATATTTCATGTGATGGGTTTATATTTTTCCACCATGATAAATTAAATCAAAAAACACGGCAAGCTATCATTGTTTAAAATTGTCCCCTTTCATAAATTGGAAAAAAGATTGtataattattttcaaaattctatACGTAATAcctcttaaaaaaattacaacaaaattataaaggGCCCCAAAATCTAAGCCGGCCTAGGGCCCCGAAAAGTATAGGGCCGGCCTTGGCTATGCGGTAATACCTTGTTACGTTCAGCAGCGACTCCGAATATGAACGAGATGACGCCCAAGACGGCAACGATAGCAGCTAGCTGTTTGGTAGTAACTGCCATTTTCAACCCGTAAAGTTCCGATACCCCTGAAAGGTACGAATTTGCGTGAGATAAATTACAAGACAAAAAGAAATGTAAATAGCAGGGAGAAGCTTATGCTACAATTTGAACAATATTTTTGCGTTACGATACCAAAATGATTCGTAACTAACGCTGAATATATACGAACTTGCCAAAATAATTAGTAACATTAATTTGGTGCGCGGTGGTCAGATAATATGTAGCAAGCATCGGAAAAGTCATCACAAATTAACGAACCAAAAAAATACGTAACAAATCGAACCAAAGAATATGCATCATACGTGAACGATAAAATTCGCAACTAACCTTAACATATGTGACTTATCCATGAGTTTGCATAATTTCACTTTTTACGGTACAACTATCGTAGCTACACTAAGAAAATATGTAGCATAAATAGAAATACATATACCtaggacccaaaaaaaaaatcacattactATGATACGCACGTGCTATCTGCGCCATATCTTTCTCTGAAATGGTACGAGGAGAAAGGAGATTAGaagaaaaacaatgaaattggGGTCTTTTGGATGAGCACAAGTTTGGTGATCGCAATTTGCTGGTAATGGTGCTCAAAGAGGCTTTTTTTTTGGGCCTTATACACATGGAACTTGCCCAAATAAGCTATCTTGGGTATTCGTGCATTGATCTAGGCATAGACTCAAATCtgatagtggtaatccgaatccgaaaaatttggatccgatccgaaaacttttttacttcaaaaattttagcaaaaaaaataaaaaatttccccaaaaaaattaaaaaaattagaaataaaaatacaacttcttaaacatttttttttcaaaacaaaaaatttacagtttttttttttaaattttaaaaataaaatttcggatttggattgataacggatttaatctgATCCGATTCatattcggattatcggattcaGATCGGATCCAGTCCATTAACAGGCCTACATAGATATATCCTGGTAGAGTTAACGATCTTAATTCACTTTTGGTTCCAAAacgggccgggggggggggggggggggggggggggtgtgcgCCAAGGAAAAGAAAGTTGTAGTAATAGGATTAGCATCAATCAAATTGCACTACCAAAAAGTGATGTCAAACTAACAAAATacattcctcaaaaaaaaaaaaaaaaaaacgctcgAACAAAATACAGACGATTCTGTCGAATTACACACAAGCAAGGCATCTGAGAAAAGAGGCCGGGATCGGTTTCACTACGAAAAAAATAACTAAGAGAATGtggaaaaatcagcaaaaagaaCAGAAAGAAAGCATACTGAGGCTtacctctttattttttttcggcTCAGGGGATATCAGGAACTGGTTGAACGAAAGGTGGATTTTTTCCCTGTGATCCCTCTCAGAATTATGAGAGTCAAAATCATTTGGTTTAAATAGTAAAACTGGGTGGTATGAATGTGGACATTATTTTGGTTGATTTAGGTTCACTAGCATTCCAGGAATGTACCATAATCAAAGCATGTGAACCAACCAAGTAAAAAATGCACTGTTTTCGGAGATTCATTTCTTTTTATGGTCTGAATTCCTTGCGCTTTATAAGGTTTCCTTCCCATCCATAAAGCTTGTCTGTGGTAAATATAGGGGAGAGAAGAGAATAAATTGTCAAATTGCGAATCCGGTCCAAACcgattggtttgatttggttttacaTGGTTTGGTCTCATTTGtcagaaattgaaaaaaaggagTAAAGTAGTTTGGTTGATGGATTGACATTTGACAACGATTCTGATTTGGTTTTTCAGTAGCGTGGTTTGGTCTCATTTGtcagaaattgaaaaaaaagagtaaagtaGTTTGGCTGATGGATTGACATTTGACAACGATTCTGGTTCGTAACCGATCCGAAGGTTCCATATTGTTatactaacaattttttttttaaatttttgaacggtgaatttttttttattaacatttgaaattgttacaaagaataaaagaaacaagGAGGATGGCATCATATTCATAAACTAAGCAAAGAACAATTATGTGCCTAATCCGAGACCCAATCTCTCGATTGTTGTAACATATAGTATCCATCTTTTTATGGTTAATGAATTTGAGTTGATTGATTAGAACTGAGTGTATCTTTGGGGTCTGATCTCTTTTGTCCCCAAAACCCATGTGCCTCTGTACCGAGAGATTTTTCGGTCGTTgaattgagtaattttttttaatattttaaatttaatggcTGGAAAACCCGCTCGGCACAGAGGCAGAGGAGTTTTCGGTATAGAGAATCCTACCTCGTATATTTGGTGTAAGTGTCCACATGCATGACAAGCTTTTTACTTGATGGGTGTCTATGCCACTGGGTTACATTTTTCAGTTAATCGGTGTAGAAGGTTGATTAGGAGTGAAATTCATGTTGATGAGTTAAATGATGAactaattttccaaaaaaaaaaaaagaagaagaagaaaacctgAAGGCTTATCAGGTGTTTAAAAAAAGTGCTATTGATTTGTAGGTGAAAATTATGTTATTCTTTTGTAGGTGAAAATTACCTTTTCTGATGATAGGTGAAAAAgtattaccaaacatgttttatgttgtttttgttttctatagTTACCAAAAATTATAAAgcatattttttgggtttttcttttttttttttggtgttaaaaATTAACATGAATCAGTTTTCAATTTGGAGCAACAGTTCAATCAGTTATGTTTCGACACTCAGTAGAACCCCCGGTAGTATTCACAAGAAGACGTTACAGATGTATAGATGACTAGGATGCTGCGCTACACCCTTACATTATATGGTCCCTGATTTCATAGGCGAAACAATTGGCTCGCAATGCGACATCATGCCATGCCTAATTATGTATTCTCTCCATCAAAAAACGTTTGCATCCCTATGAAAGATTTTGCactttttaaaagtaaattacTTCCGTGCAGAAAATTTTACTTGTGTGCATGAAAGTAAAGATTGCATAGTTCTTTaaattgatgcaaaaaaaataaaataaaatatgcacataattacttcattttttatccgaaaattACACTActttgaacaaatattttgggaagaACGGAGTTTTATcatttctcacttttttttttgggttatcggcattgcatttttttctccctttaGATGGAaatt
It encodes:
- the LOC131325224 gene encoding uncharacterized protein LOC131325224, which produces MAVTTKQLAAIVAVLGVISFIFGVAAERNKPPAGEPIQGKGVVICKYPSDPSIPYGYLSAVFLVACTGVGYFSLFYPYQGKSVPQSAFFSSHKFTIFFNIAMVTAGFATALLLYTTISEHFLLTHNVHHDLDTQCPTAKTGLLGGAAFASLDSALFWLVALMMGSNVREDYFGETESGDDYGDANSVVVIG